In Acanthochromis polyacanthus isolate Apoly-LR-REF ecotype Palm Island chromosome 9, KAUST_Apoly_ChrSc, whole genome shotgun sequence, the DNA window AAGGgatcctaaaaaaaaacacacccgCAACAGTCAAAGCATGACGTTAGACAAGGTCAGATGGGATAAGGATAAGGGGTGATGGACGGGTGGCTCCTCACAGCGGTCAGTCTCCTATGCAACTGCTGCGCCATAGGGTGGTGCACTGCGCACGGAAGTCTTACCCACTGTGCATCGCAGTGGAAAGGTTTGCGGAGGCGGCCTTGGAGGGGGGGAATGGGCATGTGTGTGCAATGTGAGCTGAGTCCTCAGTTCATgagtccaagtgtgtgtgtatgcgtgtagCCAATCTCCTTCCGTCCCAGAACTCTGGTATCTCAGTTCACAGATGGAAGCGATAACACAGCAGGCTGCCATGGAGACGTACTCGGAAGTCCAGAAGTCAACAGGTGTCCTTGGGAGTGGTGGGGGGTTAGAAGAGCTATCTCTTGGACATGAAAAACTTCCAGAGGAGTTTGTTTTATTCCAGGGGCGCCGAAATGTTATCAGtatcattttttgtttagtcGGGGGAAGGAGCAATTTGACCTTCCTCCTGGTTGCTCAACTTGTTCGATCTCAGCTGTGGCAATTCTCACCCTGATGGCATCACTCTCCGActcaaatcaacagtcacacTTACGTTTGAGTTCGTCATTCCGGTCACCAGCAGCCTTAATCCGATCAATTGCAAGGATCAGCAGAGTTTGGACGTCGTTTCTCTCTGCAGTCCTCCTAATTTTCCAGAAGCTCAGGTCCACAATCAAGCCAATTATCAGCAGACCTGTCATCATAAATCCAAATATGTAGATATCCTCCACATCCTCCACGGATAGGGGTGCCAGGCACATGATCCCCTTCCCCTTTCCCCAGGTGATCACATAACCAGAGGCAAAACTCCCATCTGGGCAGGTAGGCTCCCCTAAGCCTGTGTTCTTTGTCAATCTTGTCAATCGCGTTGAGAGACCAGCTAATCAATTCCATGATCGGTGTTTTGAAGGTCCAGTGCCAATAGATCGCTCCAAAtcagacaagacaaaaatgcaGCAAGCAGAAACATGAGGGTATGGGGAGAACAGAGAtagagacggagagaggaaaaatgcgACCGCCTCCTTCGAGAAGCTAGGGCAGAAGCAGCAGATggttcccccacataaagagccgggttctgctcaaggttttttccctgttaaaagggtgttttttgccactgttgcctttgggCTGCCCTGGGGATCAGggatatgggttctgtaaagcatcttgagacaatttcactgtaattggtgctatataaacaaaattgaattgaattgaattaaattggtTATGTCTTTGATATCTGACTCAGAGATATTCTTGCTGGGGATCTTCAATGTTACATTCATTACTAAACAACTTGTAAATGTACGTCTGTTTAAatacattcaaaacatttcatgaagcagtcatggagctgtacatgttttattacaactttatttcatgtccagatctcctctgctgcagtgacacactctgttgtgtcctactgtcacaatgtctctgtatctcGTTTCCTCCTTTTACTTGAAAGACGGCAGAActcaagctgagtggattccagcagtatgttcacacctgaacagccatgttctctcagcaggatgtgaaaatgttccaaacagcttcacaatatctccaatcactgctctgctgatgaaggatgtcGTGATAGCAGAAATGAagcagtctgtaccaataccatatccatccagacattcagtttggttcttctgcctgctccaccaccaccacagtccagactccatctggtctgatcatcaaggattgcttacatacttcctcacaattgttgttgaagcacagactaaaggtgctttaaatctaaaacatctacttttaaccTGTACCATTTCTTACATGTTGTTTCAAGCTTAGTTCTGACATTAtgcttccacagatgtttcaggatcacgacttctcagctgtgtggattctcatgtgggctTTTAATCGATAACTACggttgaagctttttccacaggttccacaagaatatggcttctcacctgtgtgatgtctcatgtggtcagtcaaagagcctcgttgactgaagctttttccacaggttccacaagaatatggcttctcacctgtgtgaagtcTCATGTGGTAAGTCAAAGTGCctcgttgactgaagctttttccacaggttccacaagaatatggcttctcacctgtgtgacgtcttAAGTGGACAGTCAAATGGGAAcgctgactgaagctttttccacaggttccacaagaaaacggcttctcacctgtgtgacgtcttAAGTGGACAGTCAAATAGgaccgttgactgaagcttttacCACATGtgccacaagaatatggcttttccattttgtgaactgccatgtgcTTATGATGTGCTGATGAaccagaaaatctttttccacaggtgttacaaacatacggcttctcacctgtgtgacatgtcatgtgggcagtcaaatgggtccgttgactgaagcttttcccacaggtttcacaagaatacggcttctcacctgtgtgacatctcatgtgggcagtcaaatggGTCCGTCGACcaaagcttttttcacaggttccacaagaatatggcttctcacctgtgtgggttctgtgatgtttgattaattttgatttatacctaaaagcttttccacagacctcgcatgttgcagattttcttgccttgtcattatcacactgtctcTCTGACAATGGAGCATTGTCGacatcattactgtgactgctgttactctgatgtcttggtttctGCTCCATACATCTAGTTGATGCTGAGTCTACATCCTTGCatccttcctgatctgggctctcagctacacaagagatgtgaaacaggagctgatcactgtttggttttggttcactgtggtcactttcctcatcagcaggagtcacctcaaaggtatcagtctcctgtttcaatccaattaactcttcctcctgactggagcagagttcatcctgttccattttaatttgagaaatctctgggtttgattggtccagactggtgcacaattcttcctgttccattttcatttgagaaatctctgggtttgattggtccagactggtgcacaattcttcctgttccattttaatttgagaaatctctttgtttgattggtccagactggtgcagagttcctcctgctgatctTTAATCCGAAGAGACTCTGGGTCCTCATGGTCCACCAtggagtttctctcctggtcatggggctgatggtcaacAACAGTCTTCTCATTTTCACAGACATACgactgtgggagctctggagggacaaagacacaaaagataatggttactactgtgatgatgagagagcacacatctgtcactttgtccaggactggctgtcCAACAAAATCAGCTCAAGAGTCGAATGTTTGACGCAAAAAGAATATGATGGTTTATAATAGAAGTCGAGGAgccatgacacagcagcaggaaatcCCCCTCCCCCCGACCCCAGTAGCACTTTTGCTACCAGcgccacaacacaacatggcagGACACAAGAAAGACGACTGTAACGAACAACTTGTGCCTAAAAAACAGCACACCTCCAAAATTTGGGAGTACTACGGTTTTAGGACACGGGACGAGTCACAGACGCAAGAACTTTGCAAGTCATGCCGAAAAATTGTGGCTACGTTGCGAAGAAACACTACAAATCTGCACAGCCACCTCGAACACAACCACAAGGAACTGAATGCCGTTTCCTTCCATTCTAAAACACCATGAGCTACTCCCATGAAGGCAGACAAACGAAGGGCAAGCACACAGACAACCATTGgtgaaagtttttcttctgttacgcCATATGAAAAAAACCTCCAAGCGCCACCAAGGTTTAACTGCGGCCATTACACGTTATACCGTGAAATGCACACTCTCTGTTAATGTCGCGTGCAAAGAAGGCTTTTTGGATACGCTGAAAGAATTCAACCGCAGATATCAAGTGCCATCACAGAACTATTTACCATTTGCCATTCCACAGATGTACGAGGCATGCTTGGGGTCTGTAAAAGTGGAGCTTAATAATGTGGATTTCTTTGGAAGCACCACAGATTTATGGTCCAGTCGTACTACTGAGCCCTacatcagttttactgttcacttTCTCACAATGACTTTGAACTGAAAACACGCTGCTTAGAAGTCTCCTACTTTCCGGACTCCCACACCGTTGAAAATATAGCGACTGCCCTGTGGGATGTGTTGATGACCTGGGGGTTGCAAGAAGAGAAACAAGTGGCTATCACATCGGACAACGGCACTAATATCCAATATATATCGATATCGCAGTTCTTGACACCCATATCGCAGATCACACATATTTCCAATATCGTGTAGCCCGAGACACCATATTATGAGCCCATCCTCTCTTGCTCACAATGTGTCTCAGTTCACCGTTAACTATTCACCtgaacacttcatgatgttctacatGTGTAGCGGAGTTAATGATTCCACTTGCCATCTCATATTACAGATTTGGTTCCCATGGTGACCACCGGATATGGCGTGGACGCACAACGTCCGGGCCCGTGCAGACTTGGGGTGTGTTCCCCCACATTGcggtctcagtctgctgtgtcTGGTTGCCGTGGTAAGATGACCAATTTAAGCTCCGTtagcaaaatgctaattaagtttAACCTCCGTGCTGAATAaatcgttttgtgtttttaaaattatctggaggttaccacgtgtgtgactgtgagagtAATATCAGTGTGTTTAACCAGCTCCTGCAAATAAACATCGGATTTGATGCCAAAAGGGAAGATGCTCCGTGTTTGATTACCTACACAATGCAAGAGAGAGGACACAACCACTACAATGGTGCCGTGACCCCGTCTACTTCCTGGGATTCCATCGCTTCGTCATGGGAGTGTTGCAATTCTCTGCCTGTCAAAGCCAGCGGCCCGACACAGTCTGAGTCGCCTCCGTGGATTGCAGTCGGCAAAAGGACATCTCTGGTGTTTTATTTCTGGTGGaaatttttccaaaataaaatatagttaaaaaaagaaagactgaaCATCTTTAACGGTGGAAAATTTAGGTAAATGAGGTTTACTGAGTGACTGTGAGATTACAGGGTAAGAATATGTAACTATTCTCTCGAATAGGTAACTGTACATTTGGTACAGTCTATATTTTACTAGAAACTATGTTCTGTCTTTAGgaccttttgttcttttattgttttgagttttgtgtttcttagtA includes these proteins:
- the LOC127535530 gene encoding zinc finger protein 391-like isoform X3 is translated as MNEKYQSEKVTMRSVEYLRELISDRLAAAAGEIFTEFEKTIVQYQEEIDRQRRLLDVIWKPHIPLQPIELPQSYVCENEKTVVDHQPHDQERNSMVDHEDPESLRIKDQQEELCTSLDQSNKEISQIKMEQEELCTSLDQSNPEISQMKMEQEELCTSLDQSNPEISQIKMEQDELCSSQEEELIGLKQETDTFEVTPADEESDHSEPKPNSDQLLFHISCVAESPDQEGCKDVDSASTRCMEQKPRHQSNSSHSNDVDNAPLSERQCDNDKARKSATCEVCGKAFRYKSKLIKHHRTHTGEKPYSCGTCEKSFGRRTHLTAHMRCHTGEKPYSCETCGKSFSQRTHLTAHMTCHTGEKPYVCNTCGKRFSGSSAHHKHMAVHKMEKPYSCGTCGKSFSQRSYLTVHLRRHTGEKPFSCGTCGKSFSQRSHLTVHLRRHTGEKPYSCGTCGKSFSQRGTLTYHMRLHTGEKPYSCGTCGKSFSQRGSLTDHMRHHTGEKPYSCGTCGKSFNRSYRLKAHMRIHTAEKS
- the LOC127535530 gene encoding zinc finger protein 391-like isoform X4; translation: MNEKYQSEKVTMRSVEYLRELISDRLAAAAGEIFTEFEKTIVQYQEEIDRQRRLLDVIWKPHIPLQPIELPQSYVCENEKTVVDHQPHDQERNSMVDHEDPESLRIKDQQEELCTSLDQSNKEISQIKMEQEELCTSLDQSNPEISQMKMEQEELCTSLDQSNPEISQIKMEQDELCSSQEEELIGLKQETDTFEVTPADEESDHSEPKPNSDQLLFHISCVAESPDQEGCKDVDSASTRCMEQKPRHQSNSSHSNDVDNAPLSERQCDNDKARKSATCEVCGKAFRYKSKLIKHHRTHTGEKPYSCETCGKSFSQRTHLTAHMTCHTGEKPYVCNTCGKRFSGSSAHHKHMAVHKMEKPYSCGTCGKSFSQRSYLTVHLRRHTGEKPFSCGTCGKSFSQRSHLTVHLRRHTGEKPYSCGTCGKSFSQRGTLTYHMRLHTGEKPYSCGTCGKSFSQRGSLTDHMRHHTGEKPYSCGTCGKSFNRSYRLKAHMRIHTAEKS